The following are encoded together in the Proteiniphilum saccharofermentans genome:
- a CDS encoding glycosyltransferase family 2 protein, producing the protein MQKINAFILFTQPEQARKTVEELKQSELIQNIYLLTPDETVTTLEGCEKIIIDRLQSTETIRKIAGKSTTGHTLIYQKPSVLKPGYFALERMTRIAGDMQAGMVYADYYAVIDGEKKNHPVIDYQEGSLRDDFNFGSLLLYNADAFKEAAARMNEDYRFAGLYDLRLKVSQHHPLIHINEYLYTEIEEDKRASGEKIFDYVDPKNRQVQIEMEQACTQHLKEVGAYLAPQFEEIEFNKDHFEYEASVIIPVRNRVKTIKDAIASVLKQKTGFPFNLIVVDNYSTDGTTEAVDEFKDDERLIHIIPERDDLGIGGCWNLGVHHPKCGKFSVQLDSDDVYSGEDTLQKIVDAFYEQQCAMVVGTYRMTNFHMEEIPPGIIDHREWTPDNGRNNALRINGLGAPRAFYTPVLRDIKVPNTSYGEDYALGLNISRRYQIGRIYDVLYLCRRWEDNSDASLDIVKMNAHNLYKDRIRTWELQARKKVTIDNGQLKIEN; encoded by the coding sequence ATGCAAAAAATAAACGCCTTTATTCTTTTCACACAACCTGAACAGGCAAGAAAAACAGTAGAAGAACTTAAACAGTCGGAACTGATACAAAATATTTATCTGCTTACTCCGGATGAAACTGTCACAACTTTGGAAGGTTGTGAAAAGATTATCATCGATAGACTGCAAAGCACGGAAACGATCAGAAAAATCGCCGGTAAATCTACTACCGGTCACACACTTATCTATCAGAAACCGTCCGTCCTGAAACCGGGTTATTTTGCCCTTGAACGGATGACCCGCATTGCCGGAGATATGCAGGCGGGAATGGTATATGCCGACTATTACGCGGTTATCGACGGCGAAAAAAAGAATCACCCCGTAATAGATTACCAGGAAGGAAGCCTGCGCGATGATTTCAATTTCGGGTCGTTACTGCTCTATAATGCAGACGCATTCAAAGAGGCAGCAGCAAGGATGAATGAGGATTACCGGTTCGCCGGACTATATGACTTGCGGCTCAAAGTCTCACAACACCATCCGCTGATACATATCAATGAATACCTTTACACGGAGATAGAAGAGGACAAACGTGCATCGGGAGAAAAAATATTCGATTACGTGGATCCCAAAAACCGGCAGGTGCAGATCGAGATGGAACAGGCCTGCACTCAACACCTGAAAGAAGTGGGAGCCTACCTGGCACCACAATTCGAAGAAATCGAATTCAACAAAGATCATTTCGAATATGAAGCTTCTGTGATCATTCCGGTGCGTAACCGTGTAAAAACCATTAAAGATGCCATCGCATCCGTATTGAAACAGAAGACTGGTTTCCCATTCAATCTCATTGTGGTGGATAACTACTCTACGGACGGTACCACAGAGGCTGTCGACGAATTTAAAGATGATGAACGACTGATACATATTATCCCGGAGAGGGATGACCTGGGCATAGGTGGATGCTGGAATCTGGGAGTACACCACCCGAAGTGCGGCAAGTTTTCCGTACAGCTCGATAGCGACGATGTCTACAGCGGTGAAGATACACTGCAAAAAATTGTCGACGCCTTCTACGAACAGCAGTGCGCCATGGTGGTAGGCACCTACCGGATGACCAACTTCCATATGGAGGAGATTCCACCGGGCATTATCGACCATCGCGAATGGACACCTGATAATGGTCGGAATAACGCTCTGCGCATCAACGGGTTGGGAGCTCCTCGCGCATTCTATACGCCGGTACTGCGCGATATCAAAGTGCCCAACACCAGCTATGGTGAGGATTATGCCCTGGGATTGAATATCTCACGGCGCTACCAGATAGGCCGCATTTATGATGTGCTTTACCTCTGCCGCCGTTGGGAGGATAATAGTGATGCGTCGCTCGATATAGTGAAAATGAACGCACATAACCTCTATAAAGACAGGATCAGGACATGGGAATTACAGGCAAGGAAGAAGGTGACAATTGACAATGGACAATTGAAAATTGAAAATTGA
- a CDS encoding transposase — translation MRKQRTHYDKAFKDNAVKLSFERKNVSELAHELGISPALLYRWCKEYRERGESSFPGNGVRSREREAGRVAELEKRLKEAETERDILKKALGIISTSDR, via the coding sequence ATGAGAAAACAAAGAACACATTATGACAAGGCATTTAAAGATAATGCCGTCAAATTAAGTTTCGAGCGGAAGAATGTTTCCGAACTCGCACACGAATTGGGCATATCACCTGCACTATTGTATCGCTGGTGCAAAGAGTACCGGGAACGTGGGGAAAGCAGTTTCCCGGGCAACGGAGTCCGTTCTCGTGAAAGAGAAGCCGGAAGGGTTGCAGAACTGGAAAAACGCCTTAAAGAGGCTGAAACAGAGCGTGACATATTAAAAAAAGCCTTAGGCATCATCTCCACGAGCGATCGTTGA
- a CDS encoding SpoIID/LytB domain-containing protein has protein sequence MNAPLIHVGILLQQQKIDFSLPDGYKSNGREIQPGDYSVEISGEKILFKGEISDELVFEADDLHHNAFGLKNVIIGVQFHWERKEDQYFLGSLKFIVENGSLSAINIVSLEDYLTSVISSEMSATSSEELLKAHAVISRSWLLAQIQKSQSLENSETGYRTSFETPTEIVRWYDRENHNRFDVCADDHCQRYQGITRQSTELVKKVIQETWGEVLFYDGAICDARFSKCCGGVMETFENVWEPVIHPYLQAKPDYTEGSPLPDLTIEDNAEEWIRTSPPAFCNTQDANVLKQVLNDYDRETADFYRWKTIYSQEELSVLIRERSGIDFGEIIALQPLERGASGRIIRLKIIGTERVMTIGKELEIRRTLSKSHLYSSAFVVDTQDEDENGIPQTFILTGAGWGHGVGLCQIGAAIMAEKGYGYNEILAHYFPASETITNY, from the coding sequence ATGAACGCACCGCTGATTCATGTAGGCATATTATTGCAACAGCAAAAAATTGATTTTTCGCTGCCTGACGGTTATAAGTCGAACGGTCGGGAAATACAGCCGGGAGATTATTCGGTTGAAATCTCGGGGGAAAAGATCCTTTTCAAGGGGGAGATATCCGATGAACTCGTTTTCGAAGCCGATGATCTGCATCACAATGCTTTCGGATTGAAAAATGTGATCATCGGCGTGCAATTTCATTGGGAACGAAAGGAAGATCAATATTTTTTGGGTAGCCTGAAATTTATCGTGGAAAACGGCAGTCTCTCGGCGATCAATATCGTTTCATTAGAAGATTACCTCACCAGTGTGATCTCATCCGAAATGAGTGCTACAAGTTCCGAAGAGCTGCTGAAAGCACATGCTGTCATCTCACGAAGCTGGCTGCTGGCACAGATACAAAAGAGCCAATCTCTTGAAAATTCAGAAACCGGTTACCGGACTTCGTTTGAAACACCTACAGAAATAGTCCGTTGGTACGACCGGGAGAATCACAATCGGTTCGACGTCTGTGCCGACGACCACTGCCAGCGCTACCAGGGAATCACCCGTCAATCCACCGAATTGGTAAAAAAGGTGATTCAGGAAACATGGGGAGAAGTCCTTTTCTATGACGGTGCCATCTGCGACGCCCGCTTCTCAAAGTGTTGCGGCGGCGTGATGGAAACATTCGAGAACGTATGGGAACCCGTAATACATCCCTATCTGCAGGCAAAACCCGACTATACTGAAGGTTCCCCCCTACCCGACCTGACCATCGAAGACAATGCGGAGGAATGGATCCGCACTTCACCTCCCGCTTTTTGTAACACACAGGATGCAAATGTATTAAAACAAGTGCTGAACGATTATGACCGGGAAACAGCCGATTTTTATCGCTGGAAGACAATTTATTCACAGGAAGAACTGTCGGTTCTTATCAGAGAACGTTCCGGGATCGATTTCGGTGAGATCATCGCCCTGCAACCGCTCGAAAGAGGTGCTTCCGGCCGTATCATCCGTCTGAAGATCATCGGCACGGAACGGGTGATGACGATAGGGAAAGAATTGGAAATACGGCGTACTTTATCGAAGTCGCATCTTTATAGTTCCGCATTCGTAGTCGATACACAGGACGAAGACGAGAACGGAATCCCGCAGACATTCATACTCACCGGCGCCGGATGGGGCCATGGCGTAGGACTGTGCCAGATAGGCGCCGCCATCATGGCTGAGAAAGGATACGGCTATAATGAGATACTGGCGCATTATTTTCCTGCATCTGAAACAATTACTAATTACTAA